A portion of the Candidatus Pristimantibacillus lignocellulolyticus genome contains these proteins:
- a CDS encoding AraC family transcriptional regulator — MTNEKLLYIGRIIERTNWSFPSHHHPNWSEIIFVVKGEGVVTISGERYAVQEGDLLVYNQGIIHEEYSSTTKPLETYYCGISHPDRSLLIPLENRPIIKTKQNRDTIESLFSLIYEESQQQREDFQEASEYLLMTLMIWVRRLSELELSTKRLERDSESLAIRIKDYLDLNYLRHISLNDIANAFHMNAYYLSHVFRSKYNDSPINYILNRRMGEAKQLLVQTTMKVSEIAQLLGYENTNYFTILFKRIMGESPSQFRKREWKERINL; from the coding sequence ATGACGAATGAAAAATTATTGTATATTGGTAGAATAATTGAAAGAACAAATTGGAGTTTTCCAAGTCATCATCACCCGAATTGGAGCGAAATTATTTTCGTAGTGAAAGGGGAAGGTGTAGTTACAATTAGTGGGGAACGATATGCTGTTCAAGAGGGAGATCTACTTGTATATAATCAAGGGATTATTCATGAGGAATATTCGTCAACAACGAAACCACTTGAAACTTACTACTGTGGAATTTCACATCCTGATCGCTCCTTGTTAATACCACTTGAGAACAGACCAATTATAAAAACAAAACAGAATAGAGATACGATCGAATCACTGTTTTCACTGATTTATGAGGAATCGCAACAGCAAAGAGAAGATTTTCAAGAAGCTTCAGAATATTTGTTAATGACGTTAATGATATGGGTGAGAAGATTGTCTGAGTTAGAGCTATCTACTAAGAGACTAGAGAGAGATTCTGAATCTTTGGCGATTAGAATTAAAGACTATTTGGACTTAAACTACTTACGTCACATTTCATTAAATGATATTGCCAATGCATTTCATATGAACGCCTATTATTTGTCGCATGTGTTTCGCAGTAAATACAACGACTCACCGATAAATTACATTTTGAATCGAAGAATGGGTGAGGCAAAGCAACTGCTAGTTCAGACTACCATGAAGGTGTCCGAAATTGCCCAACTACTTGGTTATGAGAATACTAATTACTTTACTATATTGTTTAAGCGTATTATGGGAGAATCACCTAGTCAATTTAGAAAACGAGAATGGAAAGAACGAATTAATCTGTAG
- a CDS encoding MFS transporter yields the protein MPISLMWLAIGAFAIGMTEFLVMGLLPNVANDLNVSIPQAGQIITSYALGVAFGAPLLTVLTHSIAKKKLLVFLMLIFILGNGLSMISPNYTLLIMARVMTALAHGTFLGAGTLIATHLVAPHKKGSAVALVLAGLTIANIVGVPFGTFIGQQFGWRASFGVITILGIIALLGIAKFIPTIKENQHASIMQEINAVMKPQVLITLMAGLFGCASLFALFTYISPILQQISGFQENSVTWILVIFGVSVTIGNLIGGKLADWKMLPYLIINYAILSIVLASLSVTLQNPILAIITLFIWGAAAFSIMPGIQLRTMTLASEAPMLVATSNHSFLNLGNAIGAYLGGVVITINGLGGLPWLASGLSFIGFTLVFIIYKTDKKTA from the coding sequence ATGCCTATTTCATTAATGTGGTTAGCCATTGGAGCATTCGCCATTGGAATGACAGAGTTTCTAGTTATGGGTCTACTACCTAATGTTGCTAATGATTTGAATGTATCGATTCCGCAAGCTGGTCAAATCATTACAAGCTATGCACTCGGCGTTGCCTTCGGCGCACCATTATTGACTGTCCTTACCCATTCGATCGCTAAGAAAAAATTATTAGTATTTCTTATGCTTATTTTCATTCTTGGGAATGGTTTATCGATGATTTCACCAAACTATACATTGCTAATTATGGCTCGGGTAATGACCGCTTTAGCACATGGTACATTTTTAGGGGCCGGTACATTAATTGCGACTCATCTTGTTGCTCCTCACAAAAAAGGTAGTGCTGTAGCTTTAGTTCTGGCCGGACTCACCATCGCAAATATTGTAGGTGTTCCTTTCGGAACATTTATCGGGCAACAATTTGGTTGGAGAGCTTCTTTCGGAGTAATTACCATTTTAGGAATTATTGCATTATTAGGAATAGCAAAGTTTATCCCAACGATTAAAGAAAATCAGCATGCAAGTATTATGCAAGAAATTAATGCTGTTATGAAACCACAGGTATTAATAACATTAATGGCAGGATTATTTGGATGTGCTAGTTTGTTCGCATTGTTCACATACATCTCTCCAATTTTGCAACAGATTAGTGGTTTCCAAGAGAATAGTGTAACTTGGATCTTAGTAATATTCGGTGTATCGGTAACTATAGGTAATTTAATTGGCGGCAAACTTGCTGATTGGAAAATGCTCCCATACCTTATTATTAATTATGCAATACTTAGTATCGTACTTGCCTCTCTTTCCGTTACATTACAAAATCCTATATTAGCGATTATTACATTGTTTATATGGGGTGCAGCTGCATTTAGTATTATGCCCGGAATTCAACTTCGAACGATGACACTTGCGAGTGAAGCACCCATGTTAGTCGCTACCTCGAATCATTCGTTCTTGAATTTAGGTAATGCAATTGGAGCTTATCTTGGTGGTGTTGTTATAACTATCAATGGTCTTGGCGGTTTACCTTGGTTAGCTTCTGGACTTTCCTTTATTGGTTTTACACTAGTATTCATCATTTATAAGACAGATAAGAAAACTGCATAA
- a CDS encoding metallophosphoesterase produces MIIGLIITLLLYGLLVFYVGWSGYRGFGLKGSRWFVACYSIVLIVLSTSFIIVRLGNGSTFFSVIGNYWLAIFGLLLLTLPVVHIVMLILKFTKVDRNRTRVVATTLVLVIVLGTLMYGSYLAYTPKVTEYNIAIQKSSSENLKIVMLSDTHFGYLSGIKHAKRLVEEVNKLDADLILFPGDIIDDDLEIVEKKGIFNILSGLESKYGVFGSLGNHDKYRGQMDNLIEAIETADIEMLYDEVFLLNDEIYIVGRKDKTESDRLATKELVAALDQSKPIFMLDHQPYEFAQAEAAGIDLLVSGHTHKGQIAPGNLITNRLFENDYGYLQKGQLHSIVSSGYGFWGPPIRLGSQSEIVVINVDFE; encoded by the coding sequence TTGATTATCGGATTAATTATTACACTTCTTTTATATGGTTTATTGGTGTTTTACGTTGGATGGAGTGGTTACCGAGGTTTTGGATTGAAAGGTAGCCGTTGGTTTGTAGCTTGCTACAGTATTGTACTTATCGTATTATCGACTTCATTTATTATTGTAAGATTAGGTAATGGCTCAACGTTCTTTAGTGTTATTGGCAATTATTGGTTAGCTATTTTCGGATTATTGTTACTTACATTGCCAGTTGTGCATATTGTTATGCTAATTTTGAAATTCACTAAGGTTGACCGTAATCGTACAAGAGTGGTTGCTACAACACTTGTACTTGTTATTGTATTAGGAACGTTAATGTATGGTAGTTATCTTGCCTATACACCAAAAGTAACCGAATATAATATAGCAATACAAAAATCTAGTAGTGAAAATTTGAAAATTGTTATGCTTTCTGATACTCACTTTGGATACTTATCTGGAATAAAGCATGCTAAGCGTTTAGTTGAAGAAGTTAATAAGCTTGATGCAGATCTTATTCTTTTTCCTGGAGATATCATTGATGATGATCTAGAGATTGTGGAGAAGAAAGGGATCTTTAATATATTGTCTGGTCTGGAAAGCAAATACGGGGTATTCGGTTCATTAGGAAATCATGATAAATATCGTGGTCAAATGGACAACCTTATTGAAGCGATTGAGACAGCTGATATTGAAATGTTATATGATGAAGTATTCCTATTAAATGATGAAATTTATATCGTGGGAAGAAAAGATAAGACAGAAAGTGATCGTTTGGCTACAAAGGAACTAGTAGCAGCATTGGATCAAAGTAAGCCTATTTTCATGTTGGATCACCAGCCGTACGAATTTGCTCAAGCTGAAGCTGCAGGAATTGATTTGTTAGTATCAGGTCATACACATAAAGGTCAAATTGCTCCAGGTAATCTAATTACGAATCGACTTTTCGAAAATGATTATGGATACTTGCAAAAAGGTCAACTTCATTCGATCGTTTCATCAGGATATGGATTTTGGGGTCCACCTATTAGACTAGGAAGCCAATCCGAAATTGTAGTTATCAATGTAGATTTTGAATAA
- a CDS encoding DCC1-like thiol-disulfide oxidoreductase family protein, translated as MTTEIPHTFNPNGRSTSPSLIVLYDGQCSFCNGATQWIITRDRKAKLSFAAIEGELGQRLIQQFNIPSSLDSLICIDKDKAYLYSSGAIRITKYLDGAWKLIYLLTIIPTFIRNPVYRWFANNRYRWFGKQQACLLPTPEIRRRFLD; from the coding sequence ATGACAACAGAAATCCCCCACACGTTTAATCCAAACGGTCGCTCTACAAGCCCATCATTAATAGTGCTTTATGATGGCCAATGTTCATTCTGTAATGGTGCAACGCAATGGATTATTACTCGTGATCGGAAAGCTAAATTGTCCTTTGCTGCAATTGAAGGCGAACTAGGACAACGCCTCATTCAACAATTTAACATACCTTCTAGCCTCGACAGTCTTATCTGTATTGACAAGGATAAAGCATACTTATACTCTTCCGGCGCCATTCGTATAACGAAATATTTAGATGGTGCATGGAAACTAATTTATCTTCTAACAATCATTCCAACATTTATTCGTAATCCTGTATATCGTTGGTTCGCCAATAATCGCTATCGATGGTTTGGTAAACAACAAGCTTGCTTACTTCCTACACCGGAGATACGTCGACGATTTCTAGATTAG
- a CDS encoding tyrosine-type recombinase/integrase, with the protein MEHDEYIMAFKLWMKQSGYTLATKREYEREASSFLDYIEQLPLEKIKKLTVVSYLVQHKEHVSEATRNRTLAALRSFFKAMNDFEMMQGNPAIDVKKSKTEKNVLPVYLEQDQLQNTMSYIDGKYKERNIAIFLLMAYSGLRVGEVHRLNLSHYHGEKGSITVLGKGRKWNEIPLSAEVNTYMQHIMEQRLTPYKQKEDAFFVSQKGRRLSIRQIQKIMSMMFQAMKEDHNELRHLKLSCHKLRHSFATLMLRNQVDIRIVKELMGHTSIETTMIYTHIQDDDKKQAISSIQIPNIPNLEIVDVSPV; encoded by the coding sequence ATGGAACATGATGAATATATAATGGCATTCAAGTTGTGGATGAAGCAATCAGGATATACTCTTGCGACGAAGAGAGAATATGAGCGTGAAGCATCTTCATTTCTAGATTATATTGAACAGCTTCCTCTAGAGAAAATTAAAAAGCTGACGGTCGTAAGTTATCTCGTTCAACATAAGGAGCATGTGTCAGAAGCAACTCGAAATCGCACTCTTGCAGCATTAAGAAGTTTTTTCAAAGCAATGAATGATTTTGAGATGATGCAAGGAAATCCTGCGATAGATGTAAAAAAATCCAAGACAGAAAAAAATGTATTGCCTGTATACTTGGAACAAGATCAACTACAAAACACGATGAGTTATATTGATGGAAAATATAAAGAGCGGAATATCGCAATATTTTTATTAATGGCGTATTCTGGTTTGCGAGTAGGGGAGGTTCATCGTCTGAACCTCTCTCATTATCATGGTGAGAAAGGTTCGATTACTGTTCTTGGAAAAGGGCGGAAATGGAATGAGATCCCTCTATCAGCAGAAGTGAATACATATATGCAGCATATTATGGAACAAAGACTAACTCCGTATAAACAAAAAGAAGACGCCTTTTTCGTGTCACAGAAAGGGCGTCGATTATCGATTAGGCAAATTCAAAAAATAATGTCGATGATGTTTCAAGCAATGAAAGAAGATCATAATGAGTTACGACATTTAAAACTATCATGTCATAAACTTCGACATTCGTTTGCTACATTAATGTTACGAAACCAAGTTGATATTCGAATCGTAAAAGAGTTGATGGGGCATACATCGATCGAGACTACGATGATCTATACACATATTCAAGATGATGATAAGAAACAAGCGATTTCCTCTATACAAATTCCGAACATACCTAATCTAGAAATCGTCGACGTATCTCCGGTGTAG
- a CDS encoding GrpB family protein has translation MKVRLTPFSDTWVQLFQDEVNNLKVIFGNKITQFEHFGSTSVPGMLAKPVIDMMCMVNEIQEVDTWNEKMNALGYDVAGEWGIPGRRLFRKGGDNRTHHIHFYQFDNPQIERHLVFRDYLRVHPEEVARYSHFKEELARQFENTSGYSPAKKAFVTEMEKLAFTWYFEKPKK, from the coding sequence ATTAAGGTTCGTCTTACTCCCTTTAGCGATACATGGGTTCAACTGTTTCAAGATGAGGTTAATAATCTTAAAGTAATTTTTGGAAATAAAATTACTCAGTTTGAACATTTCGGCAGTACGTCTGTTCCTGGCATGTTAGCTAAACCTGTAATTGATATGATGTGTATGGTTAATGAAATTCAGGAAGTAGATACATGGAATGAGAAAATGAATGCGTTAGGGTACGATGTTGCTGGAGAATGGGGTATTCCAGGAAGAAGATTATTTCGTAAAGGCGGAGATAATCGAACCCATCATATTCACTTTTATCAATTCGATAATCCTCAAATCGAAAGACATTTAGTATTTCGAGACTATCTCCGTGTCCACCCAGAGGAAGTCGCCAGATACAGTCACTTTAAAGAAGAACTAGCTCGACAGTTTGAGAATACGAGTGGGTACAGTCCAGCGAAAAAAGCATTTGTGACAGAAATGGAGAAACTAGCATTTACTTGGTACTTCGAAAAACCAAAGAAATAA
- a CDS encoding NAD(P)/FAD-dependent oxidoreductase, whose protein sequence is MKVFDCIIVGAGPAGLSAGLTLGRARREIAIFDDGTNRNRVTQESHGFLTRDGIKPQEFKELGFTELEKYPSITKLNATITEIIKDNEHERYIVKTADDKEFHTEKVILATGIQEEFPAPSVRDFYGKSLFSCPYCDGWELRDKPLIVIAEKEEHVLHMAKLVYNWSKELTVITNGVLLSEEAVQQLHARNINIKSDQIKSLIGNDGILEKIEFATGETFECTAGFVVPTFYRPNQFAEKLGCEMQENGMVVTDGAGRTTITNIYIAGETEKSGPSSLLISAADGSKAAFSVNADLTLERF, encoded by the coding sequence ATGAAAGTTTTCGATTGTATCATTGTAGGAGCAGGACCAGCTGGATTAAGTGCAGGTCTTACATTAGGAAGAGCACGAAGAGAAATTGCAATATTTGATGATGGAACAAATAGAAATAGAGTGACACAGGAGTCTCATGGTTTTCTAACTCGTGATGGGATTAAACCACAAGAGTTTAAGGAGTTAGGTTTTACTGAACTGGAGAAATATCCATCGATAACAAAACTGAATGCAACAATTACAGAGATCATCAAAGATAATGAGCATGAGAGATATATTGTGAAAACAGCAGATGATAAGGAGTTCCATACCGAAAAGGTTATATTAGCGACTGGTATTCAAGAGGAATTTCCGGCTCCAAGTGTAAGAGATTTTTATGGGAAGAGTCTTTTTAGTTGCCCATACTGTGATGGCTGGGAACTACGGGATAAGCCTTTAATTGTGATAGCAGAGAAAGAAGAACATGTATTGCATATGGCTAAGTTAGTATATAACTGGTCAAAGGAACTCACTGTAATTACTAATGGAGTCTTACTTTCTGAAGAAGCAGTTCAACAGTTACATGCACGTAATATCAATATAAAATCGGATCAGATAAAATCATTAATAGGTAATGACGGTATTCTTGAAAAAATTGAATTTGCAACTGGTGAAACATTTGAATGTACAGCTGGGTTTGTTGTTCCAACTTTTTATCGACCAAATCAATTTGCTGAGAAACTTGGTTGTGAAATGCAAGAGAATGGGATGGTTGTAACAGATGGTGCAGGAAGAACTACAATCACAAATATTTATATTGCGGGGGAAACTGAAAAGTCTGGACCTTCATCATTACTAATTTCTGCTGCAGATGGTAGCAAAGCTGCGTTCTCCGTAAATGCTGATTTGACGTTGGAGCGATTTTAA